From Amphiprion ocellaris isolate individual 3 ecotype Okinawa chromosome 10, ASM2253959v1, whole genome shotgun sequence, one genomic window encodes:
- the oc90 gene encoding otoconin-90 → MFLKRIFILFAVENGLCAGSIFCPDPETSDQSTDHMTDCLGLRFTWLHSVFDNFPSLLSFASRLRCRTGICPRDLEDYGCCCRVAAAGSPVDPLAGCCEAHRSCYQNAAPCRQPLVLPPYNFTCAAANISCDAGDSCQQRFCECDQAAIDCVTQSPYNSTLRGFDESQCSAGNQTDLLGISEAFRGADVLSAVNESASYQFSNSSFLSAAEMDSLMIDGLENQNDTAGMDGDLITPALATPSLPTPAEEWEEEKEEPTHLSFVSEDLNEAVAEEAREIKKDPMTHNPPGTSPDSVSDGETGSEAESESFISGNTKTNRSETSTTDGTSAPLRTTTPLRTTTPRELTSMPVEDSAEEAKPQMSPDMEITTNEKPPMSSEEEEEDENEDGDEEEQEASDEHIINLLTTTRTTTTTTTTPQSVMTPFVESNEVKENSTPIDLKTSNSPTGPEFPIRTTTRSLQTDPPGTGPTAPSRGLEAPTSAGETTSTGRRSSMTAAGNSPNFTTTEAESEMKQQNGEIKADEAPCEDENQTGDSPEEDDWDAAQKRTVPFFAWSLLESVGLTDIQLQTDSKECSFTFSLYGSDGRTRRQMPALGEMLHCLTGRCPHEYEMYGCYCGQEGGGQPLDQLDRCCFFHHCCLKQITSMGCRSDRKLNAQITCENRKPRCQGVTVCDKLQCVCDKTTAECMSAAHFNHSLPSQRCSGPEPPCRRASRPPKPPRVPAQSNEEPPGGGSSQQDTSADTSTPPPAHLQDSNESSNLKDDGESTSRPLHLHPPLHLHPPLHRPPESSEDSKESTTASRIQTHNLKPSEGKPGGREEEEKQEEEEEEEEEEEEEEEEEEEEEEEEEEEEEEEEGI, encoded by the exons ATTGTCTCGGCCTTCGCTTCACCTGGCTCCACTCGGTCTTTGATAATTTCCCGTCGCTGCTGAGCTTCGCGTCGAGGCTCCGCTGCCGGACGGGGATTTGTCCACGCGACCTGGAAGATTACGGCTGCTGCTGCAGGGTGGCGGCGGCCGGAAGCCCCGTGGATCCTCTGGCCGG ctgctgtgagGCTCATCGGTCATGTTACCAGAACGCTGCCCCCTGCAGGCAGCCCCTGGTTCTGCCTCCGTACAACTTCACCTGTGCAGCGGCAAACATCAGCTGTG ATGCTGGTGACTCGTGTCAGCAGAGGTTTTGTGAATGTGACCAGGCTGCCATCGACTGCGTGACTCAGAGTCCCTACAACTCGACTCTGAGAGGCTTTGACGAGTCTCAGTGCTCAGCTGGGAATCAAACAG ATCTGCTGGGCATCTCGGAGGCCTTCAGAGGAGCAG ATGTTCTCTCAGCAGTCAATGAGTCTGCCAGCTACCAGTTCTCCAACTCCTCCTTCCTGTCAGCAG CAGAGATGGATTCGCTAATGATCGACGGACTGGAGAACCAGAATGACACAGCGGGGATGGACGGTGACCTCATCACCCCAGCGCTGGCCACGCCCTCCCTGCCGACGCCTGCTG AGGAgtgggaggaagagaaggaagagcCGACACACCTGAGCTTCGTCTCTGAAG ATCTGAATGAAGCCGTGGCAGAGGAAGCACGCGAGATTAAAAAGGATCCGATGACCCACAATCCTCCAGGAACCAGCCCGG ATTCAGTTTCAGAcggagaaacaggaagtgaagcaGAATCTGAGTCGTTTATTTCTGGAAACACAAAGACGAATCGAAGCGAAACATCAACCACTGATGGGACATCAGCTCCCCTCAGGACTACAACTCCCCTCAGGACTACAACTCCCAGAGAGCTGACATCGATGCCTGTGGAGGATTCAGCAGAGGAAG CAAAACCTCAGATGAGTCCAGACATGGAAATAACAACCAATGAGAAACCTCCTATGtcatctgaagaagaagaagaggatgaaaatgaagatggtGATGAAGAAGAGCAGGAAGCATCTGATGAACACA TTATTAATTTGCtcacaacaacaagaacaacaacaacaacaacaacaacaccacagTCAGTCATGACACCGTTTGTTGAATCCAATGAAGTGAAAGAAAACTCGACGCCGATTGACttgaaaacatcaaattctcCAACAG GTCCAGAGTTTCCCATCAGAACCACAACGAGGTCCTTGCAAACTGATCCGCCAGGAACCGGTCCAACCGCTCCGAGCCGAG GTCTGgaagctccaacatctgcaggAGAAACAACGTCTACAGGAAGACGAAGCTCGATGACAGCAGCTGGAAACTCTCCGAACTTCACCACAACTGAAGCTgaatctgaaatgaaacaacaaaatggagaaATAAAAGCAGACGAAGCTCCGTGTGAAGATGAAAACCAGACGGGCGACTCTCCGGAGGAAGACG aCTGGGATGCAGCTCAGAAGAGGACGGTTCCGTTCTTCGCCTGGTCGCTGCTGGAGTCTGTTGGATTAACAGATATTCAGCTGCAGACCGACAGCAAAG AATGCAGCTTCACCTTCAGCCTCTACGGCAGCGATGGTCGAACTCGCCGTCAGATGCCGGCGCTGGGAGAGATGCTCCACTGTCTGACGGGTCGATGTCCTCACGAGTACGAGATGTATGGATGCTACTGTGGacaggaaggaggaggacagcCTCTGGACCAGCTGGACAG GTGTTGTTTCTTCCATCACTGCTGTCTGAAGCAGATCACCTCGATGGGCTGCCGGTCGGACAGGAAGCTCAACGCTCAGATCACCTGCGAGAACAGAAAACCTCGAT GTCAGGGCGTCACCGTGTGCGATAAGCTGCAGTGTGTTTGCGATAAAACCACGGCTGAATGCATGTCGGCGGCTCACTTCAACCACAGCCTGCCGTCGCAGCGCTGCAGCGGACCAGAACCGCCCTGCCGCCGGGCCAGCAGACCCCCCAAACCCCCCAGGGTTCCAGCCCAGTCCAACGAGGAACCGCCGGGGGGAGGGAGCAGCCAACAGGACACGTCTGCAGATACCAGCACCCCTCCACCAGCACACCTGCAGGACAG TAATGAAAGCTCCAACCTGAAGGACGACGGCGAATCAACAAGTcgtcctcttcatcttcatcctcctcttcatcttcatcctcctcttcatcgtcCTCCTGAATCAAGTGAGGACAGTAAAGAGTCGACGACAGCGAGCAGGATTCAAACCCACAACCTGAAACCGAGTGAAGGAAAACCAGGAgggagggaagaagaagaaaaacaagaagaagaagaagaagaggaggaggaagaagaagaggaggaagaagaggaggaggaggaagaggaggaggaagaagaagaggaggaggaggaagaaggcaTCTAG